In a single window of the Arachis hypogaea cultivar Tifrunner chromosome 6, arahy.Tifrunner.gnm2.J5K5, whole genome shotgun sequence genome:
- the LOC112698285 gene encoding uncharacterized protein yields the protein MLSISSLLKLEGDREAMEEYLGEKAPTLTTVNLKAFVKKAKKKEKEGSSINVAKDSDVDVRCSFCGLSGGKSKMKKRGDTSSRVVDLTKLKENSGVFMAEETNVAHQSQLVFHEYKEGPMNLLWTKSYPFMAIVDEFA from the exons ATGTTATCAATTTCTAGTTTGTTGAAGCTCGAAGGAGATAGAGAAGCAATGGAGGAGTATTTAG GTGAGAAGGCCCCAACCCTAACCACTGTCAATTTGAAGGCTTTTGTTAAGAAGgccaagaagaaagagaaagaaggatcTTCTATTAATGTGGCAAAAGATAGTGATGTGGACGTACGGTGCTCATTTTGTGGCCTATCAGGAGGGAAATCTAAAATGAAAAAAAGGGGTGATACATCGTCAAGAGTTGTTGATTTGACTAAGCTGAAGGAAAACAGTGGGGTGTTCATGGCTGAGGAGACCAATGTTGCTCATCAGAGCCAGCTAGTTTTTCATGAGTACAAGGAGGGCCCCATGAATTTGTTGTGGACTAAAAGCTATCCTTTCATGGCCATTGTTGATGAGTTTGCTTAG